A DNA window from Trueperaceae bacterium contains the following coding sequences:
- a CDS encoding aminotransferase class V, whose amino-acid sequence MQYEVRLYTPGPTPIHPRALKALAWPMRSHMDPDMVSFNDGLARDLEVLYGSPDDGFACVLSGSGSFGMEVGFANLLEPGEKVVIASNGVFGERMIDMASRLGAAVSPVRFPAGSPIAPGIVRESXARIQPKVLAVVHGETSTGVINPIEELGAIAAEFGAMFTVDAVTTVGMLPFDMGCCGIDYAYTGSQKCLSAPPGLAPVALSPRALTTIRERVKPVSTWYGDVDSMMNYWRPSEGRSYHHTVPVQLHWATGEAVKAALEEGVHNRAARVRTVANACIISLETIGFKAFVPNEFRLPTVLAVTLPEGIDDLFVRNTLRSDYRISVTGGLGETTGKIWRLGLMGEAAHLHHYRHLMIALGEILGAVHLVETFDQAAREC is encoded by the coding sequence ATGCAATATGAAGTTCGCCTGTATACACCTGGACCAACCCCGATTCATCCCCGGGCGCTTAAGGCTCTTGCGTGGCCCATGCGGAGTCATATGGATCCCGATATGGTTTCGTTTAACGATGGTCTAGCTCGGGACCTGGAAGTCCTTTATGGAAGTCCTGATGATGGTTTCGCCTGTGTGTTATCTGGTTCAGGATCGTTTGGTATGGAAGTCGGATTTGCCAACCTCCTGGAACCCGGGGAAAAGGTGGTTATTGCTTCTAACGGCGTCTTTGGTGAACGGATGATCGATATGGCTAGTAGACTAGGCGCGGCAGTAAGTCCAGTACGTTTTCCCGCTGGTTCTCCCATAGCCCCAGGAATCGTCCGGGAATCTNTAGCGCGGATACAGCCGAAGGTTTTAGCAGTGGTGCATGGAGAAACCAGTACCGGCGTTATTAATCCAATTGAAGAACTCGGAGCTATAGCTGCGGAATTTGGAGCGATGTTTACGGTTGATGCGGTAACGACAGTCGGAATGCTTCCCTTCGATATGGGATGTTGTGGGATAGATTATGCCTATACCGGTTCTCAAAAGTGCTTATCTGCTCCCCCTGGTCTTGCTCCCGTAGCACTCAGCCCAAGGGCTTTGACTACAATTAGAGAACGAGTGAAGCCAGTCAGCACTTGGTACGGGGATGTGGATAGCATGATGAATTATTGGCGTCCCTCGGAGGGAAGGAGTTACCACCACACTGTACCGGTTCAACTGCACTGGGCAACTGGCGAGGCTGTGAAGGCAGCCTTAGAGGAAGGTGTACATAATAGAGCCGCGAGGGTTAGGACTGTAGCCAATGCCTGTATCATCTCTTTGGAAACGATAGGTTTCAAGGCGTTCGTGCCAAACGAATTTCGACTACCCACTGTACTTGCCGTAACCTTACCCGAAGGCATAGATGACCTCTTTGTAAGAAATACCCTTAGATCTGATTACCGAATCTCTGTTACTGGCGGCTTAGGCGAGACTACTGGGAAAATCTGGCGTTTGGGTTTGATGGGGGAAGCTGCACACCTGCATCACTATCGTCACCTTATGATTGCCTTAGGAGAGATTCTTGGCGCGGTTCATTTGGTCGAAACTTTTGATCAGGCAGCGCGTGAGTGTTAG
- a CDS encoding ribosome maturation factor RimP yields MDLTDAAVEILEPLGFEVLELKVREQGSRKGILLRVDRLDENLVSVADISKVSEVFSLELDRLDPFQDAYRLEVESPGPKRPLIRLRHFERFADLAAKFRVAGKSFRGTIRTVEDGLITLETEQETKELRLTDIETARLDEWPESPR; encoded by the coding sequence ATGGATCTTACAGATGCAGCAGTTGAAATTCTAGAACCACTAGGCTTCGAAGTTCTGGAACTAAAAGTTAGAGAACAAGGCTCTAGGAAGGGAATATTGCTTCGTGTTGACCGACTCGACGAGAATTTGGTCTCCGTCGCTGACATTTCCAAGGTAAGCGAAGTCTTCAGTCTTGAATTGGATCGACTTGACCCATTCCAGGACGCCTACCGCCTCGAAGTAGAATCCCCAGGGCCAAAACGACCACTAATCCGTCTGAGGCACTTTGAGAGATTTGCTGATTTAGCAGCAAAGTTTCGAGTGGCGGGAAAGTCGTTCCGCGGCACCATCCGTACTGTCGAAGACGGTCTAATCACCCTAGAGACAGAGCAGGAGACCAAAGAATTAAGATTAACCGATATTGAAACCGCACGACTCGATGAGTGGCCCGAGTCGCCGCGATGA
- the nusA gene encoding transcription termination/antitermination protein NusA (modifies transcription through interactions with RNA polymerase affecting elongation, readthrough, termination, and antitermination), protein MNKDFMDALSLLAAERNLEKEQLLINFEESLEQAFERNIEPGKQIEVNLHPETGEMEVLVIMRVVEEVEDADTEISLKEAIDLDDTVEVGMEMEFPMDPEKFTRIAVQTTKQVITQXIREAERTIVYEEYKDRAGDVLTAVVSRTDNKRNVFVDLGRGEAIMPPKEQIQGERYLVGMRVKVYVIKVELSTRGPSILVSRAASELLDYLMRQEIPEVTDDTVEIKAVAREAGQRSKVAVTSSNPNVDPIGACIGHRGSRIQAVTGELQRERVDIILWDPNPREFIRNALSPAKVGTIEVDAELVEAKVMVPTDQLSLAIGKGGQNVRLAAKLTGYKIDLIGSETVSDLDAAMQAAASRLDDTVTDDDSRAAFDALFSTADDPSSKPKPDQAEDTSPDITNDQPDKPSGETTS, encoded by the coding sequence ATGAACAAGGACTTTATGGATGCTTTAAGCCTTCTGGCCGCGGAGCGAAACTTAGAAAAAGAACAGCTGCTGATCAATTTTGAAGAATCCCTGGAACAGGCTTTCGAGCGAAATATTGAGCCAGGAAAACAAATTGAGGTTAACCTCCATCCTGAAACTGGCGAGATGGAAGTCTTGGTCATCATGAGAGTGGTAGAAGAAGTTGAAGATGCCGACACAGAGATTTCCCTCAAAGAAGCAATCGACCTCGACGATACAGTAGAAGTGGGAATGGAAATGGAATTTCCCATGGATCCCGAAAAATTCACTCGGATCGCCGTACAAACAACAAAGCAAGTAATCACCCAGAANATCCGTGAAGCTGAACGNACCATTGTTTATGAAGAATATAAGGACCGAGCTGGAGACGTTCTAACTGCGGTAGTATCCCGGACTGACAATAAGCGTAACGTCTTTGTAGATCTTGGAAGGGGCGAAGCTATTATGCCCCCAAAAGAACAAATACAAGGCGAGCGGTACCTAGTCGGTATGCGAGTAAAGGTTTATGTCATCAAAGTAGAACTATCTACTCGAGGACCTAGCATACTTGTATCACGAGCTGCCTCAGAACTTCTTGACTACTTAATGCGCCAAGAAATACCCGAAGTTACCGACGATACCGTAGAGATAAAGGCTGTTGCCCGGGAAGCAGGTCAACGATCTAAAGTAGCCGTGACCAGCTCAAACCCAAACGTTGACCCGATCGGCGCTTGCATTGGCCATCGTGGTAGTCGAATACAAGCCGTCACTGGAGAATTACAACGAGAAAGAGTAGACATCATTCTGTGGGACCCCAATCCACGAGAATTCATCCGTAACGCCCTCTCTCCCGCTAAAGTAGGGACCATCGAAGTGGATGCCGAATTGGTCGAAGCCAAAGTCATGGTTCCAACAGACCAACTTTCCCTTGCCATAGGGAAAGGCGGGCAGAACGTACGACTTGCTGCCAAACTAACCGGCTACAAAATTGATTTGATTGGATCTGAAACGGTTAGCGACCTAGATGCCGCTATGCAAGCTGCAGCTTCTAGGCTAGACGACACAGTAACTGACGATGACTCTCGCGCTGCTTTTGATGCGCTATTCTCGACAGCAGACGATCCCTCATCCAAACCAAAACCTGACCAGGCAGAAGACACTAGCCCCGACATTACCAACGATCAACCCGACAAGCCTTCTGGGGAAACGACCTCCTAA
- a CDS encoding translation initiation factor IF-2, whose protein sequence is MSERVRIYQLAKELDVESKVVLEALDSLGIAYKSHASTLDAETAENVRDLALQDLAKTPTINDSPDLPTEVENPSVENDSSGAATTDTSPPPPAPDAPIRAPVVTIMGHVDHGKTSLLDYIRKTAVAEREAGGITQHIGAYQTETNHGIITFLDTPGHEAFTSIRQRGANVTDIVVIVIAADDSIMPQTREAIAHAQAAQVPIIIAINKTDLPQANPAKVKQDLIQFELVPEEFGGDTITVEISAXTGSGIDSLLEMISLVAEVEDLRADPQTTAXGVVXESILDKRAGVLATVLVQQGTLRVADTVVSGETWARIRRLTDHNGGSIDQAGPSVPVQILGFNTQPQAGDSVSWVENDRTAKDITANIQRDREIESRADSGKTGITLEDLFQTXNVXTIKMIVRTDTQGSLEAIKNIISQLSESTEEVDVQILLAEVGSPTDSDLLLASTADAHVVAFGVNPAGSVKKAAHRQGVNLKSYRIVYDLIEDIERLIHGQIEPEFEEQTIGQAEVRAVIQIPRSGSIAGSYVNDGLIRRGAKARVTRDGQEVYKGSISQLRRFKDDVREVTQGLECGINLQNYDNIQEGDVIHVYELVEVSG, encoded by the coding sequence ATGTCTGAAAGAGTCCGAATTTACCAACTCGCTAAAGAGTTAGACGTGGAATCGAAGGTGGTTCTAGAGGCCCTTGATTCCCTGGGGATAGCTTACAAATCGCACGCTAGCACCCTAGACGCCGAAACAGCAGAAAATGTCCGCGATTTAGCACTTCAAGACCTTGCAAAAACACCTACGATAAACGACTCTCCTGACCTGCCAACCGAAGTAGAAAACCCCTCAGTTGAAAATGACTCCTCGGGAGCCGCTACAACCGATACCTCACCTCCCCCACCAGCACCAGATGCTCCAATTCGAGCTCCAGTAGTAACCATCATGGGACATGTCGATCACGGAAAAACTAGCTTGCTTGACTACATCAGGAAGACGGCTGTTGCTGAGCGAGAAGCTGGGGGAATTACCCAGCACATCGGGGCTTATCAAACCGAAACTAACCACGGGATAATTACCTTCCTCGATACCCCAGGTCATGAGGCTTTTACTTCCATCAGGCAACGGGGTGCAAACGTAACCGATATCGTGGTCATCGTCATTGCGGCAGATGACAGCATTATGCCTCAGACGCGAGAAGCTATCGCCCACGCGCAGGCTGCACAAGTCCCGATCATAATCGCAATTAATAAAACCGATTTACCTCAAGCCAACCCGGCTAAAGTGAAGCAAGACTTGATCCAGTTTGAACTTGTTCCTGAGGAATTTGGGGGCGACACTATCACTGTTGAAATTAGTGCCNAAACAGGAAGCGGAATAGATTCCTTATTAGAAATGATTTCTCTAGTTGCTGAGGTAGAAGATTTACGTGCGGATCCACAAACTACCGCATANGGAGTTGTANTTGAATCGATTCTNGATAAGCGCGCTGGCGTTTTGGCTACNGTACTTGTGCAACAAGGCACCTTAAGAGTCGCAGATACTGTCGTATCAGGAGAAACATGGGCACGTATTCGTCGTCTTACTGACCACAACGGGGGATCTATCGATCAAGCCGGTCCTTCAGTTCCTGTACAAATCCTTGGGTTCAACACTCAACCCCAAGCAGGAGATTCCGTATCGTGGGTCGAAAATGACCGGACCGCAAAAGACATTACAGCCAATATACAAAGGGATCGAGAAATCGAAAGCCGTGCTGATAGTGGGAAGACTGGCATTACGCTAGAAGACTTATTTCAGACTGNGAACGTCANTACTATTAAGATGATTGTCCGAACAGATACCCAGGGATCGCTTGAAGCTATTAAAAACATAATTTCCCAACTCTCAGAATCTACAGAAGAAGTCGACGTTCAAATACTATTGGCAGAGGTTGGCTCCCCAACAGACTCTGACCTCCTTTTAGCATCCACTGCTGATGCTCACGTGGTCGCTTTCGGCGTAAACCCAGCAGGTTCTGTGAAGAAAGCAGCTCATCGCCAAGGGGTAAATTTAAAATCTTATCGAATTGTCTATGACCTTATCGAGGATATAGAACGTCTAATTCATGGTCAAATCGAACCAGAGTTTGAAGAGCAGACTATTGGACAAGCTGAGGTACGAGCAGTTATTCAGATTCCTCGTAGTGGCAGCATAGCAGGCTCCTATGTAAATGATGGTTTGATTCGCCGTGGTGCTAAAGCTCGTGTAACTCGCGATGGTCAAGAGGTTTACAAGGGCTCAATTTCGCAGCTCAGGCGCTTCAAGGATGATGTGCGGGAAGTTACTCAAGGATTGGAATGCGGAATAAACCTTCAAAACTATGACAACATCCAAGAAGGCGACGTAATTCACGTCTATGAGTTAGTAGAAGTCTCAGGCTAA
- a CDS encoding protein translocase subunit SecDF — protein sequence MKFNRRSVTGILIIGALVISGYYLWQPLDRTGNPTLKLGLDLQGGLRVVLQAEEDEPLREDLNAARNIIENRVNEFGVAEPLIQTSGTNRIVVELPGLTAEDQTRALNLIGQQAILEFQLVKRPSENMASSLLTLEDLEPPAFTGEIVKYARADFSPPGSGQIGPLVNFEIKQEFAKQFGEFTGQNTKRRMAIVLDGRVQSAPTLQSRISDSGQITGIATLEEAADVALVLRTGSLPINLHVEEIRAIGPTLGQDSINAGRRAALVGGIAVIAAILLYYGPLFGTVLTLGLFLVMFLIFGILAGLGAALTLPGLAGLVLTIGAAVDGNVISFERIKEELRVGKSLRLAMRGGFGNSLSAIIDANVTTLLAAATLYQYTTGAVRGFAITLXIGIACAVFINIIVVPFILDLLTIHIRRPLLPKGFYTDRLRFITKAPLVLSVSALVAITAIILVLTNGLRLSTDFTGGTTALYRVAEGTNTSDVRTAISNLNFEGLSANSATIVSVQDNTIEGELISVRVGLTEAAQGSEQFSNLLASALGAELLSADFVGPAVGADLXQGAIYAVLVALGLIVMYVGWRFWPTWVVAIAAILAVVHDVGLTLGVLDLMNAEFGIPVLAALLFVVGYSLNDSIIIADRIRENLRKIRGKSYTEIVDLSVSQTIARTVMTSTTTLLPVLALFFLGGSVLRDFSVTLLIGIAVGTYSSIFILAPMVVWFRNKRKPLRISNRNS from the coding sequence ATGAAATTTAATCGTAGGTCCGTAACCGGCATTCTAATAATTGGAGCGCTAGTTATATCCGGATATTACCTATGGCAACCGTTAGACCGTACGGGTAATCCAACACTTAAACTTGGCCTTGATCTTCAAGGTGGCCTAAGGGTTGTATTGCAAGCGGAAGAGGATGAACCCCTGAGGGAAGACCTGAATGCGGCACGTAATATCATCGAAAATCGCGTTAATGAATTTGGTGTCGCTGAACCACTTATCCAAACTAGTGGAACTAACCGTATTGTAGTTGAATTACCCGGTCTTACCGCCGAAGATCAAACGCGGGCTCTAAATCTTATCGGGCAACAGGCTATACTCGAATTTCAACTGGTAAAACGTCCTTCCGAAAATATGGCAAGTAGCCTACTGACCCTTGAAGATTTAGAACCGCCAGCCTTTACCGGTGAGATTGTGAAGTATGCTCGAGCCGACTTTTCTCCACCTGGCAGCGGCCAAATAGGTCCATTAGTAAACTTTGAAATCAAACAAGAGTTCGCAAAACAGTTTGGGGAATTTACTGGTCAAAATACCAAGCGGCGAATGGCGATTGTTCTAGATGGAAGAGTCCAGTCTGCTCCTACACTTCAGAGTCGCATCAGTGATTCGGGACAGATTACGGGAATAGCCACGCTCGAAGAAGCGGCAGACGTAGCCCTAGTACTCCGAACTGGTAGCTTACCTATAAATTTGCACGTTGAAGAAATCAGAGCTATCGGCCCCACCCTCGGACAAGATTCTATTAATGCTGGTAGGCGAGCTGCATTAGTAGGAGGAATCGCTGTAATCGCAGCCATCCTTCTATACTATGGGCCTTTATTCGGAACAGTCCTTACCCTCGGCCTCTTCCTTGTGATGTTCCTCATCTTTGGGATTCTAGCGGGCCTCGGAGCCGCATTAACTTTACCCGGACTTGCGGGCCTAGTGCTCACTATTGGCGCTGCCGTTGACGGTAACGTTATTAGTTTCGAACGAATCAAAGAGGAGCTCCGCGTGGGGAAAAGCCTTCGGCTAGCTATGCGCGGGGGATTCGGTAACTCGCTTTCAGCGATAATCGATGCAAACGTGACTACGCTCCTGGCAGCAGCAACCTTGTACCAGTACACAACTGGGGCTGTTCGTGGCTTTGCCATTACCCTANCGATCGGAATCGCTTGCGCGGTCTTTATCAATATTATTGTAGTCCCATTCATCCTAGACCTATTAACTATCCATATTCGGAGGCCTTTGCTCCCTAAAGGCTTTTATACGGATCGCCTTCGGTTTATTACTAAAGCCCCTCTTGTCTTAAGCGTTTCTGCCTTAGTTGCGATCACCGCAATCATCCTAGTACTAACCAATGGCCTCCGCTTATCAACTGATTTTACAGGAGGCACCACAGCTCTTTACCGTGTAGCAGAAGGTACTAACACCTCAGACGTTAGGACGGCTATTAGCAACTTGAATTTTGAAGGGCTGTCCGCCAATAGCGCTACAATCGTGAGTGTTCAGGACAATACCATTGAAGGGGAATTAATTTCTGTTAGGGTTGGCCTTACAGAAGCGGCGCAAGGTAGTGAGCAATTTTCCAACCTTCTGGCTAGCGCCCTAGGGGCTGAACTTTTATCGGCCGACTTCGTGGGACCGGCAGTAGGAGCAGATCTTNGNCAAGGAGCGATCTACGCTGTTCTTGTGGCTCTTGGGTTAATCGTGATGTATGTAGGATGGCGCTTCTGGCCGACTTGGGTCGTAGCAATAGCAGCCATCTTAGCAGTGGTACACGACGTCGGCCTTACTCTCGGAGTCCTCGACCTAATGAACGCGGAGTTTGGGATTCCAGTTTTAGCTGCTCTCCTTTTCGTAGTGGGTTATTCTTTGAACGATTCAATAATAATTGCAGATAGAATCCGTGAAAATTTACGTAAAATTCGGGGGAAATCTTATACGGAAATCGTCGACCTGTCGGTCAGCCAAACCATTGCCCGTACAGTGATGACTTCCACCACAACCTTATTACCAGTTCTCGCCCTCTTCTTTTTAGGTGGTAGCGTCCTACGCGATTTTAGCGTTACATTATTGATTGGGATCGCTGTTGGGACATACTCAAGCATTTTCATCCTAGCTCCGATGGTAGTCTGGTTTCGAAATAAGCGTAAACCCCTAAGGATATCTAACCGAAATTCCTGA
- a CDS encoding 50S ribosomal protein L11 methyltransferase, protein MTVQFRFSGFLDDEDLRFGILWDRDCIGLVQDGGYVVAFFPERVEVPFKGTWSEVPSIDYLDEYRRSLKPLYLDRIVVSSTKKTVLLEPCQKVLWLDPGMAFGTGYHETTRLALLALAARDLTGNXVLDVGCGSGILTIAADLLGAKQSHGIDIDRNVIPVARENAARNASRSTFNCGELRNQXCVQGSFLFDIIAANLYAELHRDLLDEYFRVLKPGGTLLLTGILENRLGLVLESLDGRFIHIGTKNEGKWMLIEIESKE, encoded by the coding sequence GTGACGGTTCAATTTCGTTTTTCCGGTTTTCTTGATGATGAAGATCTTAGGTTTGGAATCTTGTGGGATCGGGATTGTATTGGGCTAGTGCAAGATGGTGGTTATGTAGTAGCTTTTTTCCCTGAACGAGTAGAAGTCCCTTTTAAGGGCACTTGGTCTGAGGTGCCTTCAATCGATTATTTAGACGAATATAGGCGGAGCCTAAAACCGCTGTATCTTGATCGAATTGTAGTTTCCTCTACAAAAAAGACTGTTTTATTGGAGCCTTGTCAGAAGGTGCTCTGGCTGGACCCTGGGATGGCTTTTGGCACGGGCTATCATGAAACCACAAGATTGGCTCTCTTGGCTCTCGCTGCCAGAGATTTAACAGGTAATAGNGTGCTCGATGTTGGGTGTGGGTCTGGAATTTTGACGATCGCTGCGGACTTGCTGGGAGCCAAACAATCTCATGGAATAGATATTGATCGGAATGTAATACCTGTGGCTAGGGAGAACGCAGCTCGTAACGCTAGTCGGTCGACCTTTAATTGCGGGGAACTTAGGAATCAGAGNTGCGTACAAGGGTCCTTCTTGTTCGACATAATTGCCGCTAATCTCTATGCTGAGCTTCATAGGGATCTACTGGACGAATATTTTCGGGTACTTAAACCGGGAGGAACGCTATTGCTGACAGGAATATTAGAAAATCGGTTAGGACTGGTTTTAGAGTCGCTAGATGGAAGATTTATCCATATTGGGACCAAAAACGAAGGTAAGTGGATGCTTATAGAAATAGAGTCGAAGGAGTGA
- a CDS encoding glycerol-3-phosphate acyltransferase: MGIALAYAIGAFPLGGLIIRALTGTDPGRLNAHNLGMENSIRLIGLPTALLALLVDVLKGFLAVGLGGGGPWAVLAAYVGHVHPIAPLLLVGNPRGRGIGLLFGALASLHLFGGISTVLVSIPVIVFALILGWLGFVSFATLAGIGTLFLESLVVPGLPVAPIVILLAVSVWRHKSNLARMVDGTEVRFGTPPSVTSLDPNTVISAFMVHPMRIEDLWQSRSQAFLLRLFPKGPIGEVLVRLVLPRFRPTFVDIIDGIELPEGRKLKVLLLVGPLLPDQIREHQKVATRMVIQGARLARDLGAETFGLGGFWSTVGDKGEAVQKAVPDIAITNGGAFTAGTVKAAIPGLLKSFQEEGGALEETTAAVIGANGVVAFGIARMIAGEVGELILVGRNADRLERSAQTLATKFPQTRITTTQDINTVELASLIFTATSDPNPVLYKRHVKTGAWVFDLGRPVDVDDSVRTVQGVHIIPGGVVRPPGRMQTQVDMHFGDGLIPACLAETMIMAATRAFDKASLGPNTRTKDIEFYLKEAESLGFEIITKDENLAIASPEL; this comes from the coding sequence ATTGGTATCGCTTTAGCCTACGCGATTGGTGCGTTCCCGTTGGGTGGACTGATTATTAGAGCCCTAACCGGGACTGATCCGGGACGACTGAACGCCCACAATTTGGGTATGGAGAATAGCATCCGTCTTATTGGGCTCCCCACAGCCCTTCTTGCTCTTCTGGTCGATGTGCTTAAGGGGTTCCTAGCCGTTGGCTTGGGTGGCGGTGGTCCTTGGGCAGTATTGGCGGCTTACGTTGGCCACGTTCATCCCATTGCCCCTCTTTTGCTGGTAGGAAATCCTCGTGGTCGCGGGATAGGTCTTTTATTTGGAGCTCTTGCCAGCCTTCATTTATTTGGCGGGATATCTACTGTTTTAGTTTCGATTCCAGTTATTGTGTTCGCATTAATCCTTGGTTGGCTCGGTTTCGTTTCCTTCGCCACATTAGCGGGCATTGGTACCCTGTTTCTTGAGAGTTTGGTGGTGCCTGGATTACCGGTAGCTCCAATTGTGATTTTATTAGCTGTTTCGGTTTGGCGACATAAGAGTAACCTTGCTCGGATGGTGGATGGCACTGAGGTGCGTTTTGGAACTCCACCTTCTGTTACTAGCCTCGATCCAAATACAGTGATATCTGCTTTTATGGTTCACCCGATGCGCATAGAGGATCTTTGGCAGTCCCGTAGCCAAGCATTTTTACTACGACTGTTTCCTAAGGGGCCTATTGGTGAAGTTCTTGTGCGACTAGTGCTGCCAAGGTTCCGGCCAACTTTTGTCGATATTATTGATGGCATAGAATTGCCGGAAGGACGCAAGCTAAAGGTATTGCTTCTTGTTGGGCCGCTGTTGCCGGACCAAATACGAGAGCACCAAAAGGTTGCGACTCGCATGGTTATTCAAGGTGCCCGGTTGGCTCGAGATCTTGGCGCAGAAACGTTCGGGCTNGGGGGATTTTGGTCGACTGTTGGGGATAAGGGTGAGGCCGTGCAAAAAGCTGTGCCAGACATAGCTATTACCAACGGCGGCGCTTTTACTGCTGGCACAGTTAAGGCAGCTATACCGGGTCTGTTAAAGAGCTTTCAGGAGGAGGGTGGCGCACTCGAAGAGACTACAGCAGCTGTTATTGGGGCTAATGGGGTAGTGGCCTTTGGGATTGCACGTATGATCGCTGGCGAGGTCGGAGAGCTAATTTTGGTAGGCCGCAATGCCGATCGGTTAGAACGGAGTGCCCAAACCCTTGCTACCAAATTTCCCCAGACCCGCATAACGACTACGCAGGATATTAATACAGTTGAGCTTGCATCACTAATATTTACAGCTACAAGTGATCCTAATCCGGTTCTCTATAAAAGACATGTTAAGACGGGCGCTTGGGTATTTGATCTTGGTAGGCCAGTTGATGTCGATGATTCGGTGCGTACGGTACAGGGTGTTCACATAATTCCAGGGGGAGTTGTTCGACCGCCAGGCAGAATGCAGACCCAAGTCGATATGCACTTTGGCGATGGATTGATTCCGGCTTGCCTGGCAGAAACCATGATTATGGCCGCCACTAGGGCATTCGATAAGGCATCCCTTGGACCCAATACACGAACAAAGGATATTGAGTTCTATCTCAAAGAAGCGGAAAGCCTGGGCTTCGAAATAATCACTAAAGATGAAAATTTAGCAATTGCCTCCCCAGAGTTGTGA
- a CDS encoding replicative DNA helicase, whose translation METVEARTPPQNLEAEQSVLGSVLLDNEAYGIVEGTIRANHFYKEGHRKIFRAMEKLAQRDEPIDLVTLTEELRQTGELENVGSVPYLIGLADSVPTAAYAENYARIVREKATXRDLISASGQIMQNAYDQSFPIEQVLDKAESSIFELSTSKLSHAFQAMPILVSETFAHINELFANPDPVSGLRTGFRELDSLTAGLQPSSLNVLAARPSMGKTAFALTIALNVALREKQPVGIFSLEMSALQLVTRMLCSEARVDMSRVRNGQLSDRDFQRLADSAGRMSDANIFIDDAADMTVMELRARARRLMSEHNLGLIIVDYLQLMTGSGRIGSSENRQQEISAISRSLKALSRELDTPVLVLSQLSRAVESRPNKRPMLSDLRESGAIEQDADLVMFIYRDEYYDAQSDKQGVAEIILGKQRNGPVGTLDLQFHNAHVRFNDLARPVP comes from the coding sequence ATGGAAACTGTGGAGGCCCGAACTCCCCCTCAAAACCTCGAAGCTGAACAAAGTGTTCTAGGGAGTGTCCTTTTGGACAACGAAGCTTACGGTATTGTCGAGGGTACTATTAGGGCAAATCATTTTTATAAAGAAGGCCATCGAAAAATATTCCGCGCGATGGAAAAGCTTGCCCAACGGGACGAACCAATAGACCTAGTAACTTTGACTGAAGAACTACGCCAAACAGGGGAATTAGAAAATGTCGGAAGCGTTCCTTACCTCATAGGACTGGCGGATAGCGTACCAACTGCNGCTTACGCTGAAAATTATGCCCGTATAGTCCGGGAAAAAGCTACCNTTCGAGACCTTATTTCTGCTAGTGGGCAAATTATGCAGAATGCTTATGACCAGTCGTTTCCTATCGAACAAGTACTTGATAAGGCAGAATCGAGCATTTTTGAGCTGTCGACCTCCAAACTTAGTCATGCTTTTCAAGCTATGCCGATTCTAGTCTCAGAGACTTTTGCCCACATCAATGAACTTTTCGCTAACCCTGATCCTGTATCAGGCCTTCGAACCGGTTTTCGAGAACTCGATAGTTTAACTGCTGGCCTTCAACCTAGCAGCCTAAACGTTTTAGCTGCTAGGCCTAGCATGGGAAAAACTGCGTTTGCTTTAACAATTGCACTAAACGTTGCCCTTAGGGAAAAGCAACCCGTTGGTATCTTCTCTCTCGAGATGTCGGCACTTCAACTCGTAACAAGAATGCTTTGTTCTGAAGCACGCGTTGATATGAGTAGAGTCCGTAACGGACAATTGTCTGACAGGGACTTCCAACGACTCGCTGATTCAGCCGGTCGGATGTCAGACGCCAACATTTTCATCGACGATGCCGCTGACATGACCGTCATGGAACTCCGAGCTAGAGCACGGCGTCTAATGTCGGAACACAATCTCGGTCTAATAATCGTAGATTACCTACAACTCATGACCGGTAGCGGACGAATCGGAAGCAGCGAGAACAGGCAGCAAGAAATTAGCGCTATCTCTCGAAGCCTCAAGGCTCTTTCCCGGGAACTTGATACGCCTGTTCTGGTGCTCAGCCAACTATCGAGAGCGGTAGAAAGCCGGCCTAACAAGAGGCCCATGCTTTCTGATTTACGTGAAAGTGGTGCTATCGAACAGGACGCCGACCTAGTAATGTTCATTTATCGGGATGAATATTATGACGCTCAATCTGATAAACAGGGGGTAGCTGAAATCATTCTCGGAAAACAACGGAATGGTCCAGTAGGAACTTTAGACTTACAGTTTCATAATGCTCATGTCCGCTTTAACGACCTGGCGCGACCTGTACCATAG